Proteins encoded in a region of the Paucibacter sediminis genome:
- a CDS encoding NAD-dependent succinate-semialdehyde dehydrogenase, whose amino-acid sequence MNAPLTLQRDRALLDGRWLAADDGRTLDVEDPASGELLGQVPLMGAAETARAIAAAERAWGPWRRRPAKERAALLRRWHELVLAHTEALAELMTREQGKPLAEARGEVAYAAAFIEWFAEEGKRLYGETIPSPLADRRLLVLREPIGVCAAITPWNFPLAMITRKVAPALAAGNPIIVKPAEATPFSALALAALAEQAGLPAGLLQVLTGDPKAIGGELTRNPTVRKLSFTGSTAVGRLLYAQSAPTIKKLSLELGGNAPFIVFEDADLDAAVEGAMLSKFRNAGQTCVCANRIYVHERVYAAFADKLAAAVSRLVVGNGLEAGVQQGPLINAAALAKVEAHIADAVGLGARVLVGGARHALGGNFFQPTVLADVTPAMAVAREETFGPLAPLFRFGSDAEVIAQANATEYGLASYFYSRDIGRIWRVAEALEYGMVGINTGLISNEVAPFGGVKQSGLGREGARQGIEDYVVTKYLAMAGL is encoded by the coding sequence ATGAACGCACCCCTGACGCTGCAGCGCGATCGCGCCCTGCTGGATGGCCGCTGGCTGGCCGCCGACGACGGCCGCACCCTTGATGTCGAGGACCCCGCCAGCGGCGAGCTGCTGGGCCAGGTGCCGCTGATGGGCGCGGCCGAAACCGCGCGCGCGATTGCCGCCGCCGAGCGCGCCTGGGGCCCCTGGCGCCGCCGCCCGGCCAAGGAGCGCGCCGCCCTGCTGCGCCGCTGGCACGAGCTGGTGCTGGCGCACACCGAGGCGCTCGCCGAGCTGATGACCCGGGAGCAGGGCAAGCCCCTGGCCGAGGCGCGCGGCGAGGTGGCCTATGCCGCGGCCTTCATCGAATGGTTTGCCGAGGAGGGCAAGCGCCTCTACGGCGAGACCATCCCCAGCCCGCTGGCCGACCGGCGCCTGCTGGTGCTGCGCGAGCCGATCGGCGTGTGCGCCGCCATCACGCCCTGGAACTTCCCGCTCGCCATGATCACGCGCAAGGTGGCGCCGGCGCTGGCGGCGGGCAACCCCATCATCGTCAAGCCCGCCGAGGCCACGCCCTTCTCGGCGCTGGCCCTGGCCGCGCTGGCCGAGCAGGCCGGCCTGCCGGCGGGCCTGCTGCAGGTGCTGACCGGCGACCCCAAGGCGATCGGCGGCGAGCTGACCCGCAACCCCACGGTGCGCAAGCTCAGCTTCACCGGCTCCACCGCGGTGGGCCGGCTGCTCTATGCGCAATCGGCCCCCACCATCAAGAAGCTCTCGCTGGAGCTGGGCGGCAACGCGCCCTTCATCGTCTTCGAGGACGCCGACCTGGACGCCGCGGTGGAGGGCGCCATGCTCTCCAAGTTCCGCAACGCCGGCCAGACCTGCGTCTGCGCCAACCGCATCTATGTGCACGAGCGCGTCTACGCCGCCTTTGCCGACAAGCTGGCCGCCGCGGTGAGCCGCCTGGTGGTGGGCAACGGCCTCGAGGCCGGCGTGCAGCAGGGGCCGCTGATCAATGCCGCCGCGCTGGCCAAGGTGGAGGCGCATATCGCCGATGCGGTCGGCCTGGGGGCGCGCGTGCTGGTGGGGGGCGCGCGCCATGCGCTGGGCGGCAACTTCTTCCAGCCCACCGTGCTGGCCGACGTGACGCCCGCGATGGCGGTGGCGCGCGAGGAGACCTTCGGCCCGCTGGCGCCGCTGTTCCGTTTCGGCAGCGACGCCGAAGTGATCGCCCAGGCCAATGCCACCGAGTACGGCCTGGCCAGCTACTTCTACAGCCGCGACATCGGCCGCATCTGGCGCGTCGCCGAGGCGCTCGAGTACGGCATGGTGGGCATCAACACCGGCCTGATCTCCAACGAGGTGGCGCCGTTTGGCGGCGTCAAGCAAAGCGGGCTGGGCCGCGAGGGCGCGCGCCAGGGCATCGAGGACTATGTGGTGACCAAGTACCTGGCCATGGCCGGGCTGTGA
- a CDS encoding PLP-dependent aminotransferase family protein produces MKDTNLADWLLQHLHGEGAMNRQLHDLLLRAVLQGQLAAGSKLPSTRWLAQQLGVARNTVIDAYDNLLAQGCLLTRAGSGTYVAEVEREPPLGLGRAGAHKAVAPAAPTLSRRGSALLAQAGVSARQWGAFMPGVPDVTEFPVRTWLRLHNRRWHEAKPERLSYAPGGGLPELREALAEHLRVARSVQCTAAQIIITSGSHQAVDLVARLLTDPGDTVWLEEPCYWGLRSTLQSLSLRALAQPVDAEGLSWPGRFKGAAPRLVLATPSHQYPLGMVMSLARRQQLLEHCRQHGSWIVEDDYDSEFRFGTRPIASLQGLDGGDRVLYVGSFSKTLFPGLRLGYLVVPKALAAPFAKASAELYREGQLQQQATLADFIRDGHLGNHVRRMRTLYGKRRECLLAAVQSNFGDALPVLGDNAGLHLVLQLPEGTDDRAIEASAAKAGIAVRALSSYYSNPASARRGLLLGYACVPEARIAPAFRTLAEVLRRAPTPLAP; encoded by the coding sequence ATGAAGGACACCAATCTGGCCGACTGGCTGCTGCAGCATCTGCATGGCGAGGGCGCCATGAACCGCCAGCTGCACGACCTGCTGCTGCGGGCGGTGCTGCAGGGCCAGCTGGCCGCGGGCAGCAAGCTGCCCTCCACGCGCTGGCTGGCCCAGCAGCTGGGCGTGGCGCGCAACACCGTCATCGACGCCTACGACAACCTGCTGGCCCAGGGCTGCCTGCTCACCCGCGCCGGCAGCGGCACCTATGTGGCCGAGGTGGAGCGCGAGCCGCCGCTGGGCCTGGGCCGCGCCGGCGCGCACAAGGCCGTGGCGCCGGCCGCGCCCACACTCTCCAGGCGCGGCAGCGCCCTGCTGGCCCAGGCCGGGGTGTCGGCGCGCCAATGGGGCGCCTTCATGCCCGGCGTGCCCGATGTCACCGAGTTCCCGGTGCGCACCTGGCTGCGCCTGCACAACCGGCGCTGGCACGAGGCAAAGCCCGAACGCCTCAGTTACGCGCCCGGCGGCGGCCTGCCCGAGCTACGCGAGGCCCTGGCCGAACACCTGCGCGTGGCGCGCTCGGTGCAATGCACGGCCGCGCAGATCATCATCACCAGCGGCAGCCACCAGGCGGTGGACCTGGTGGCGCGCCTGCTCACCGACCCGGGCGACACGGTCTGGCTGGAAGAGCCCTGCTACTGGGGCCTGCGCAGCACGCTGCAATCGCTGAGCCTGCGGGCGCTGGCACAGCCCGTGGACGCCGAGGGCCTGAGCTGGCCGGGCCGGTTCAAGGGCGCGGCACCGCGCCTGGTGCTGGCCACGCCCTCGCACCAATACCCGCTGGGCATGGTGATGAGCCTGGCGCGCCGCCAGCAGCTGCTCGAGCATTGCCGCCAGCATGGCAGCTGGATCGTGGAGGACGACTACGACAGCGAATTCCGCTTCGGCACGCGCCCCATCGCCAGCCTGCAGGGTCTGGACGGCGGCGACCGCGTGCTCTACGTGGGCAGCTTCAGCAAGACCCTGTTCCCGGGCCTGCGCCTGGGCTATCTGGTGGTGCCCAAGGCCCTGGCCGCGCCCTTTGCCAAGGCCTCGGCCGAGCTCTACCGCGAGGGCCAGCTGCAGCAGCAGGCCACGCTGGCCGACTTCATCCGCGACGGCCATCTGGGCAACCATGTGCGGCGCATGCGCACGCTCTACGGCAAGCGGCGCGAATGCCTGCTGGCGGCGGTGCAGTCCAATTTTGGCGACGCCCTGCCGGTGCTGGGCGACAACGCCGGCCTGCACCTGGTGCTGCAACTGCCCGAGGGCACGGACGATCGCGCCATCGAGGCCAGCGCCGCGAAGGCCGGCATCGCGGTGCGCGCGCTCAGCAGCTATTACAGCAACCCGGCCAGCGCACGCCGCGGCCTCTTGCTGGGCTACGCCTGCGTGCCCGAGGCCCGCATCGCGCCGGCATTCCGCACGCTGGCGGAGGTGCTGCGGCGCGCGCCCACCCCGCTAGCCCCATAG
- a CDS encoding M81 family metallopeptidase, with protein MKFFVAQLATETNTFAAAPTGWGGFEEYGIYRGDASAKAPAGSGAFMRFMRDMLEADGHQMVESLCAFAQPLGPTVRAVYEDLREQILADLRAALPVDAVQLVLHGAMVAQGYDDCEGDLMARVREIIGPDVPFGVELDLHCHFTELMRCSADVIIAFKEYPHVDGEARARELYDILARTARGEVRPTTAVFDCKMVGLWHTTREPMMGFVKRMQALEGRDGVLSISLGHGFPWGDVPESGAKLWVVTDHDPAKAQALAEQLGREFWELRALTGDNAVPLDQALDQALQVQGGPVVIADVADNPGGGAPGDSTFVLRRLLERGIGHAVIGAFWDLGAIQICRDAGVGAVIALRVGGKCGPSSGDPVDLQVTVRGIAEQHSQGLPGVSGRIPMGLSVWVEAANDVHLLLASVRGQVMGTDAFTGLGLSLADKKLVIVKSTQHFHADFAPLAKAVFYAATPGAISPSFASIPFKARDLNYWPRVANPHALAA; from the coding sequence ATGAAATTCTTTGTTGCTCAGCTCGCCACCGAGACCAACACCTTTGCCGCCGCCCCCACCGGCTGGGGTGGCTTCGAGGAATATGGCATCTACCGCGGCGACGCCAGCGCCAAGGCGCCCGCCGGCAGCGGCGCCTTCATGCGCTTCATGCGCGACATGCTGGAGGCCGATGGCCACCAGATGGTGGAGAGCCTGTGCGCCTTCGCCCAGCCCCTGGGGCCCACCGTGCGCGCCGTCTACGAGGACCTGCGCGAGCAGATCCTGGCCGATCTGCGCGCCGCGCTGCCGGTGGATGCGGTGCAGCTGGTGCTGCATGGCGCGATGGTGGCGCAGGGCTATGACGATTGCGAGGGCGACCTGATGGCACGCGTGCGCGAGATCATCGGCCCCGACGTGCCCTTCGGTGTCGAGCTCGATCTGCACTGCCATTTCACCGAGCTGATGCGCTGCTCGGCGGACGTGATCATCGCCTTCAAGGAGTACCCGCATGTCGACGGCGAGGCGCGCGCGCGCGAGCTCTACGACATCCTCGCGCGCACGGCGCGGGGCGAGGTGCGGCCCACCACCGCCGTGTTCGACTGCAAGATGGTGGGGCTGTGGCACACCACGCGCGAGCCCATGATGGGCTTCGTCAAGCGCATGCAGGCGCTGGAAGGGCGCGACGGCGTGCTCTCGATCTCGCTGGGCCATGGCTTCCCATGGGGCGATGTGCCCGAGTCCGGCGCCAAGCTGTGGGTGGTGACCGACCACGACCCGGCCAAGGCCCAGGCCCTGGCCGAGCAGCTGGGCCGCGAGTTCTGGGAGCTGCGCGCGCTCACCGGCGACAACGCCGTGCCGCTCGACCAGGCGCTGGACCAGGCGCTGCAGGTGCAGGGCGGGCCGGTGGTGATCGCCGACGTGGCCGACAACCCCGGCGGCGGCGCGCCGGGCGACAGCACTTTCGTGCTGCGCCGCCTGCTCGAGCGCGGCATCGGCCATGCCGTCATCGGCGCCTTCTGGGATCTGGGCGCGATCCAGATCTGCCGCGATGCCGGCGTGGGCGCGGTGATCGCGCTGCGCGTGGGTGGCAAATGCGGGCCCAGCTCGGGCGACCCGGTCGATCTGCAGGTCACCGTGCGCGGTATCGCGGAGCAGCATTCGCAAGGCCTGCCGGGCGTGAGCGGGCGCATCCCGATGGGCCTGAGCGTGTGGGTGGAGGCGGCCAACGACGTGCATCTGCTGCTGGCCTCGGTGCGCGGCCAGGTCATGGGCACCGATGCCTTTACCGGCCTGGGGCTGAGCCTGGCCGACAAGAAGCTCGTGATCGTGAAGTCCACCCAGCACTTCCATGCCGACTTTGCGCCGCTCGCCAAGGCCGTGTTCTATGCCGCCACGCCCGGTGCCATCAGCCCCAGCTTCGCCAGCATCCCGTTCAAGGCGCGCGATCTCAACTACTGGCCGCGCGTGGCCAATCCGCACGCGCTGGCGGCCTGA
- the dgcA gene encoding N-acetyl-D-Glu racemase DgcA, with protein MTLELELTIEYLALAEPFEIARGVITEIPVLVATLRDAQGRCGRGEAAGVSYDGETASGMAAQLEAVRARLHADLGPSELMQWLPAGGARNAIDCALWDLRAKQSGARAWELAGQSLVEPVSTAYTIGLGSEAQVRRMARAARHMPLLKVKADAERHLEMLRLCKEEHPTARLVIDANQAWDRSLLEKLLPGLRSYGVELIEQPVPRGTDAQLVGLSSPIPLAADESCTDRGSLRALQGLYQYINIKLDKSGGLSEALALAKAARQLGFGLMVGNMGGSSLAMAPAFIVAQHCRFVDLDGPLLLAADRQPAMAYAASRLHAPDAALWG; from the coding sequence ATGACGCTTGAACTTGAACTCACGATCGAATACCTGGCGCTGGCCGAGCCCTTCGAGATCGCCCGCGGCGTCATCACCGAGATCCCGGTGCTCGTCGCGACCCTGCGCGATGCCCAGGGCCGCTGCGGCCGCGGCGAGGCGGCCGGGGTGTCCTATGACGGCGAAACCGCAAGCGGCATGGCCGCGCAGCTGGAAGCCGTGCGTGCGCGCCTGCATGCCGATCTCGGCCCCTCCGAGCTGATGCAGTGGCTGCCCGCCGGCGGCGCGCGCAATGCGATCGACTGCGCGCTCTGGGATCTGCGCGCCAAGCAGTCCGGCGCGCGCGCCTGGGAGCTGGCCGGGCAGAGCCTGGTAGAGCCGGTCTCGACTGCCTACACCATCGGCCTGGGCAGCGAGGCCCAGGTGCGCCGCATGGCGCGCGCCGCCCGCCACATGCCGCTGCTGAAGGTCAAGGCCGACGCCGAGCGGCATCTGGAGATGCTGCGCCTGTGCAAGGAAGAGCACCCCACCGCGCGCCTGGTGATCGATGCCAACCAGGCCTGGGACCGCAGCCTGCTGGAGAAGCTGCTGCCGGGGCTGCGCAGCTATGGCGTGGAGCTGATCGAACAACCGGTGCCGCGCGGCACGGATGCGCAACTGGTGGGGCTGAGCTCACCGATCCCGCTGGCGGCCGACGAGAGCTGCACCGACCGCGGCTCGCTGCGTGCGCTGCAAGGCCTCTACCAGTACATCAACATCAAGCTCGACAAGAGTGGCGGCCTGAGTGAGGCGCTGGCGCTGGCCAAGGCGGCCAGGCAATTGGGCTTCGGCCTGATGGTGGGCAATATGGGCGGCAGCTCGCTGGCGATGGCGCCGGCCTTCATCGTGGCCCAGCATTGCCGCTTCGTGGACCTGGATGGCCCGCTGCTGCTGGCCGCGGATCGGCAGCCGGCGATGGCCTATGCGGCCTCACGCCTGCATGCGCCCGACGCGGCGCTATGGGGCTAG
- a CDS encoding CHASE domain-containing protein gives MPSSWPNRLERKRFSDALLIALTLAVGGIGSLLGYGAVGDAELLRFKELRSAAARQVVDSFTQDLARTVEAVRGAGLMLESHQQMQREAFNRYAATLAKGLPGLMLLEWQPIVPHARLAQFEAQARALGLADYRVLEPGPSPDSWMPVRERPEHVPVLFGWPENASPLGLDLAFDPLRMASKLEARATGRPVASVTFTVIHRRPDAEPVTGFAITAPVYARSEAGERPAVIGYLAGVIELPSLFRRAALLAERLQLDLLVHAVDPPSKEPIYVHGSADAGPLAEAHKVEVAGRVWNVRLQPQPGFIAGAPPQVASWVLAAGLAATLLLSASLWWAQRRSRELAQAQSRLVNESERLQNIIAATGVGTWDYAFETRKATVSERWLAIAGHDGADWQPGPDYHWKQDCHPDDVAAVEAVLRAHLQGQTDHYEVEYRHRHRTEGWTWVATRGKVVRRDRAGKPLQIVGMMVEINARKQAEARILELNNTLEQRVRERSARLEATMEKLCEVQEELSRTEARATLSTMVASVSHELSTPMSNGLIASSALSAQATDFERRIAAGGLRRSELQRFVEQMRGGSQLAQRNLERAVELLRNFRQVAADQASEQRRRFELHEVIQEIVGTLAPTLKRRPQRLLLDIPAGIAMDSYPGPLGQVAINLINNAYLHAFEEGQAGELRIQARQEGDQVRIEFRDNGRGMSPEALDKLFLPFFSTKIGKGGTGLGMAIVQTLSSKTLGGSVSVASEPGQGTCVTVLLPLCAPTPGSA, from the coding sequence ATGCCCAGCAGCTGGCCCAACCGACTCGAGCGCAAGCGCTTCAGCGATGCCCTGCTGATCGCGCTGACCCTGGCCGTGGGCGGCATCGGCAGCCTGCTGGGCTATGGCGCCGTCGGCGATGCCGAGCTGCTGCGCTTCAAGGAATTGCGCAGCGCCGCGGCGCGGCAGGTGGTGGACTCGTTCACGCAAGACCTGGCACGCACCGTCGAGGCGGTGCGCGGCGCCGGCCTGATGCTGGAGTCGCACCAGCAGATGCAGCGCGAGGCCTTCAACCGCTATGCCGCCACGCTCGCCAAGGGCCTGCCCGGCCTGATGCTGCTGGAGTGGCAACCCATCGTGCCGCATGCGCGGCTGGCGCAGTTCGAGGCGCAGGCGCGCGCCCTGGGCCTGGCCGACTACCGCGTGCTCGAGCCCGGCCCGTCGCCCGACAGCTGGATGCCGGTGCGCGAACGCCCCGAGCATGTGCCGGTGCTGTTCGGCTGGCCCGAGAACGCCTCGCCCCTGGGTCTGGACCTGGCCTTCGACCCCCTGCGCATGGCCTCCAAGCTGGAGGCGCGCGCCACCGGCCGGCCGGTGGCCTCGGTCACCTTCACGGTGATCCATCGCCGGCCCGACGCCGAGCCGGTGACGGGCTTCGCCATCACCGCGCCGGTCTACGCCCGCAGCGAGGCGGGCGAGCGCCCTGCCGTGATCGGCTACTTGGCCGGCGTGATCGAGCTGCCCAGCCTGTTCCGGCGTGCCGCCCTGCTGGCCGAGCGCCTGCAGCTGGACCTGCTGGTGCATGCGGTGGACCCGCCCAGCAAGGAGCCCATCTATGTGCACGGCAGCGCCGATGCCGGCCCGCTCGCCGAAGCGCACAAGGTGGAGGTGGCCGGGCGTGTCTGGAACGTGCGCCTGCAGCCGCAGCCGGGCTTCATCGCCGGCGCACCGCCGCAAGTCGCGAGCTGGGTGCTGGCGGCCGGCCTCGCCGCCACCCTGCTGCTGAGCGCCAGCCTCTGGTGGGCGCAGCGGCGCAGCCGCGAGCTGGCGCAGGCGCAGAGCCGCCTGGTCAACGAGAGCGAACGCCTGCAAAACATCATCGCCGCCACCGGCGTGGGCACCTGGGACTATGCCTTCGAGACCAGGAAGGCCACGGTGAGCGAGCGCTGGCTGGCGATTGCCGGCCACGACGGCGCCGATTGGCAGCCCGGGCCGGACTACCACTGGAAGCAGGACTGCCACCCGGACGATGTCGCCGCCGTCGAGGCGGTGCTGCGCGCGCATCTGCAGGGTCAGACCGACCATTACGAGGTCGAGTACCGGCACCGCCATCGCACCGAGGGCTGGACCTGGGTGGCCACGCGCGGCAAGGTGGTGCGGCGCGACCGCGCCGGCAAGCCGCTGCAGATCGTCGGCATGATGGTGGAGATCAATGCGCGCAAGCAGGCCGAGGCGCGCATCCTGGAGCTAAACAACACGCTGGAGCAGCGCGTGCGCGAGCGCAGCGCCCGGCTCGAGGCCACGATGGAAAAGCTCTGCGAGGTGCAGGAGGAACTGTCGCGCACCGAGGCGCGCGCCACCCTCAGCACCATGGTGGCGAGCGTCTCGCACGAGCTCAGCACGCCGATGAGCAACGGCCTGATCGCCAGCAGCGCGCTGTCGGCCCAGGCGACGGATTTCGAGCGCCGCATCGCCGCCGGCGGGCTGCGCCGCAGCGAGCTGCAGCGCTTCGTCGAACAGATGCGCGGCGGCAGCCAGCTGGCGCAGCGCAATCTGGAGCGCGCGGTGGAGCTGCTGCGCAACTTCCGCCAGGTGGCGGCCGACCAGGCCAGCGAGCAGCGCCGGCGCTTCGAGCTGCACGAGGTGATCCAGGAGATCGTCGGCACCCTGGCGCCGACGCTGAAACGGCGCCCCCAGCGCCTGCTGCTCGACATCCCGGCGGGCATCGCGATGGACAGCTATCCGGGGCCGCTGGGCCAGGTGGCGATCAACCTCATCAACAACGCCTACCTGCATGCCTTCGAGGAGGGCCAGGCCGGCGAGCTGCGCATCCAGGCCCGTCAGGAGGGCGACCAGGTGCGCATCGAATTCCGCGACAACGGCCGCGGCATGAGCCCCGAGGCGCTGGACAAGCTCTTCCTGCCCTTCTTCAGCACCAAGATCGGCAAGGGCGGCACCGGCCTGGGCATGGCGATCGTGCAGACCCTCAGCAGCAAGACCCTGGGCGGCTCGGTGAGCGTGGCCTCCGAGCCGGGCCAGGGCACTTGCGTGACGGTGCTGCTGCCCTTGTGCGCGCCCACGCCGGGCAGCGCCTGA
- the gabT gene encoding 4-aminobutyrate--2-oxoglutarate transaminase — MSHPDQDAKSLNSDWQARRLAATPRGVAVLQNFYAERALNAELWDVEGRRFIDFASGIAVLNTGHRHPRVQAAIAAQLQAFHHTAYQVVPYAGYVTLAERINAAMPGDWAKKTAFFTTGAEAVENAIKIARAATGRSGVIAFDGAFHGRTMMGMALTGKVQPYKAGFGPFPAETYHAPFPSALHGVSVEEALAGVQRLFKADIDPQRVAAFIYEPVQGEGGFNPAPEAFVAGLRRIADAHGILLIADEIQTGFARTGKLFASQHHGVPVDLITFAKSLAGGLPLSGVCGRAELMDAAAPGGLGGTYAGNPLAVAAAHAVLDVIADEGLCERAEQLGARLRACLEGLRGRVPQLAEVRGIGSMLAAEFCDPASGAPDAEFTKRVQALALQRGLMLLSCGSYGNVIRFLHPLTTPDAVFDEALALLTDALLKA, encoded by the coding sequence ATGTCCCATCCCGACCAAGATGCCAAGAGCCTGAACAGTGACTGGCAGGCGCGCCGCCTGGCCGCCACGCCGCGCGGCGTGGCCGTGCTGCAGAACTTCTATGCCGAGCGCGCGCTGAATGCCGAGCTGTGGGATGTGGAGGGGCGCCGCTTCATCGATTTCGCCAGCGGCATCGCGGTGCTCAACACCGGCCACCGCCATCCGCGCGTGCAGGCCGCCATTGCGGCGCAGCTGCAGGCCTTCCACCACACCGCCTACCAGGTCGTGCCCTATGCCGGCTATGTGACCCTGGCCGAGCGCATCAACGCCGCCATGCCGGGCGACTGGGCCAAGAAGACCGCCTTCTTCACCACCGGCGCCGAAGCGGTGGAGAACGCCATCAAGATCGCGCGCGCCGCCACCGGCCGCAGCGGCGTGATCGCCTTCGACGGCGCCTTCCATGGCCGCACCATGATGGGCATGGCGCTGACCGGCAAGGTCCAGCCCTACAAGGCGGGCTTCGGCCCCTTCCCGGCCGAGACCTACCATGCGCCCTTCCCCAGCGCCCTGCATGGCGTGAGCGTGGAGGAGGCGCTGGCCGGCGTGCAGCGCCTGTTCAAGGCCGACATCGACCCGCAGCGCGTGGCGGCCTTCATCTACGAGCCGGTGCAGGGCGAGGGCGGCTTCAACCCGGCGCCCGAGGCCTTTGTCGCCGGCCTGCGCCGCATCGCCGACGCGCATGGCATCCTGCTGATCGCCGACGAAATCCAGACCGGCTTCGCCCGCACCGGCAAGCTCTTTGCCTCGCAGCACCACGGCGTGCCCGTCGACCTCATCACCTTTGCCAAGAGCCTGGCCGGCGGCCTGCCGCTGTCGGGCGTGTGCGGGCGCGCCGAGCTGATGGATGCGGCCGCGCCGGGCGGCCTGGGTGGCACCTATGCCGGCAACCCGCTGGCGGTGGCGGCCGCGCATGCGGTGCTGGACGTGATCGCCGACGAGGGCCTGTGCGAGCGCGCCGAGCAGCTGGGCGCACGCCTGCGCGCCTGCCTGGAAGGCCTGCGCGGCCGGGTGCCGCAGCTGGCCGAGGTGCGCGGCATCGGCAGCATGCTGGCGGCCGAGTTCTGCGACCCCGCCAGCGGCGCCCCCGACGCCGAGTTCACCAAGCGCGTGCAGGCCCTGGCCCTGCAGCGCGGCCTGATGCTGCTGAGCTGCGGCAGCTACGGCAATGTGATCCGCTTCCTGCACCCGCTCACCACCCCCGACGCCGTCTTCGACGAGGCGCTCGCCCTGCTGACCGACGCCTTGCTGAAGGCCTGA